GGTTTTCTTGAAGAAGGAAGGGCTTAACGTAGTTAACCTTACAGCGAAACTTGAAGAGCTCCCGGTGGAAGTGGACTATCCTGCGGTGATAGTTATAAATGAAAGAACGGGTACTGTTGTGATTAATGATAGGGTTACAATATCTCCGGTTGCTGTGGCGCAGGGAGGAGTTACGGTAAAAATTTCAGAACAGCCCGTTATTTCTCAGCCGCCAATGCTCTCTTCCGGTAAGACAATTCTCACTCAGAAAACTTCTATTCAGCTTCAAGAGGGGAAAAGGGTGTTTATTCTTAAACCTAAAGGGCCTTCTTTGCAGGACCTTGTTATGGCTTTGAATGCTGTGGGAGTTACTCCCCGCCAACTTATAGCGATTCTTCAAGCGATGAAGTCGGCAGGGGCTATCCATGCGGAAATTAGGTTGCAGTAAACTCTTTTTTCTCTTCGTGATTTTCTTTTGGCCTCTTGTTGCTTTTTCGGTCGAAAGTGGATGGTTAAGGGTAGGAGACTCTTTTAGACCTTTTGTTAAAGTGGAAAATTTTGCGAATAAGCAGGTAATCTTTGTTACTAAAGATGGAAAGGTTTACTTTGGAAAATGTTACGAAGAAAAACGTTTTTTTAATAGCTGTTATGTTGTTTCAACCAAAAAGTTTAAGGCGGTTGATGGAGGAATTACTTATATAGTATTAAAGGTAGACGGTTACTATCCGCCGAGGGTAGTTGAACACGGAGCTGTGGACAATTTCAACGTTATTCACTCTATCCTTACGGTTGGAATAAACCACTCACAGTAAATCTTTATTTTGCCGTTTTCTTTCTTTAAGCATAGGACTTTGCGGGCTACGGATTTCATAATAGAGGAAGAATAAAATTGTCTAAAGGTAACACAAACGGTATTATCCTTGTTCTTCCTTATGTGGATGTTTTCAATGCGAACCTTTACGTTTTTACTTCTTTTCCAAACCCTCTTTTTGTACTCTACAAATTTCTCGTAGTCTATGCAACCTTCTGGTGAATACAAGTTGAAGTACTTAGGATCTTCTTTTTCCCACAAACTTTTCCATTCTTCTAAAAATTTAAGGATTTCCCTTGTCTTTATTGTTTGGTATGTGGATTCTTCTTTTTGTTTTTGGATGAGCAATCTTTGGAGTTCTTCCTTGCTCTTTTTCATTCTTTTTTCCAGCCTTTCGTTTAAAAATTTACTTATAACATTGTTCAGATTTTCATCTGCTATCTTATAACTCTTATCCAATGAGTATGCAAGAGTAAAAAAAGCAATTGCTCTTTTTATGTACTTATCCTTACCTGTGCCTTCGTAAAGTTTTGTATAGATAACCCCCACGTTGTTGTATATCTTAGGAGAGGCAATTCCCTCTCTTAGGATGCTTTCATATACTTTTAGAGCTTCTTTGTATTTTCCAGCCTTGAAAAGTTGAACCGCTTGGGTAAGTAATTCAGTGGAATTTTCTCCAAAGGCTAAACTTGTCTGTAAAAGAAATGTCAAAGAAGTGACTAGCCAGAGGACTTTTCTCATTGGATTATAAACTCCCTGTAGAATATGTTCCTTACCTTAGTTTTTGTCAGAACAGAGTTAATTTTTAATAGGAGATTCTCTTTAAGAAGTTCCTTCCCTTCTGGAGATACAAGTTCCTTAGAAGACATAGCTCCTACTGTTGTTATGNNNNNNNNNNGAGAATATCGTTGATCACTGGAAGTTTATTGCGGAGCTCTTTTTCGTCTCCGCTATATTCTATGGCAATGGCTATTCTTATGTAGTGGCCGTCAGCTAAGTTAATAACTACAGGCTCTAACTCCATAATTTTAAAAGAGTTGGTTATCGAAGTTTCACTTTTTTTCTGGTAAAAGTAAATTGCAACTCCTCCGCCAATCAAAGCTATTATCAATACTAAGAAAATAACCTTTTTCACTTCTTACCCCCGGAAGAAACAACATTTGCCGGCTTAGGCAGGTAAATTTTAACCTCTACTCTCCTGTTGAGAGCTCTCGTCCTTTCATCCTTTTCTTCTACTAAAGGCTGAGTATCTGCCACTCCGACAGCCCTTAGCATATCTTTTTTAACTCCCTTTTTCAAAAGGTATTCTAACACAGAAATTGCTCTTCTTACCGAAAGTTCCCAATTGCTTCCATTTTTTACAGGAAGGCTGTCGGTATGGCCTACAATAAAAACTTTTGTTCCTTTTGGAAGTTGCTTGATTATTTCTGCAAGTTTGTCAAGGGAATTTACTGTTTCAGATTTTAGCTGAAACTTCCCCTTTTCAAAGAGAAAGTTTTCAGGGAAGA
The DNA window shown above is from Desulfurobacteriaceae bacterium and carries:
- a CDS encoding OmpA family protein, with amino-acid sequence MESFGSRKRKEKDAVWLTSFMDVLFILIAFFALYLTFTVISYPPEISIFFRKAHIFAGNKRTRIELPDISPHLAESVIKKKFRKEGISVSKGKKGEIILIFPENFLFEKGKFQLKSETVNSLDKLAEIIKQLPKGTKVFIVGHTDSLPVKNGSNWELSVRRAISVLEYLLKKGVKKDMLRAVGVADTQPLVEEKDERTRALNRRVEVKIYLPKPANVVSSGGKK